The Amylolactobacillus amylophilus DSM 20533 = JCM 1125 genome contains a region encoding:
- the cas2e gene encoding type I-E CRISPR-associated endoribonuclease Cas2e: protein MIVITLTSVPPALRGELSKWCQEIQVGIFVGNPSARIRDLLWDKIVDNVGQGRATMAFNARNEFGYQFRTTNRYYEVRDYDGIPLLVKVKDATPLIKVGYSDAAKFRRAAKFSKQKQRSEPPDVSFVAIDIETTGLEPDTDKIIAIGMVKINHGVADNPKQILIKIDEPLSDEIIKLTGYTNKWLETEGVDIVSALSRFVDTVENLPIIGFNVNFDINFINKNLIENGMLKVENEITDLRTVVKKNELFLNNYRLETVLAKYGIENINPHHAESDALATAKLADQLIKNSLLYF from the coding sequence ATGATTGTTATTACGTTAACGAGCGTTCCTCCGGCCTTGCGTGGTGAGTTATCTAAGTGGTGTCAAGAAATCCAGGTAGGAATTTTTGTTGGCAATCCTAGTGCGAGAATTCGTGATTTATTGTGGGACAAAATAGTAGATAATGTAGGACAGGGACGAGCGACAATGGCATTTAATGCACGCAATGAATTTGGTTATCAATTCCGAACTACCAATCGCTACTATGAAGTTAGAGATTATGATGGGATTCCATTACTTGTCAAGGTTAAAGATGCTACCCCTCTTATCAAAGTGGGCTATAGTGATGCCGCAAAATTTAGGCGTGCAGCAAAGTTTTCAAAGCAAAAACAACGTAGTGAGCCACCAGACGTTTCGTTTGTGGCAATTGATATTGAGACAACTGGTCTAGAACCTGATACTGATAAGATTATTGCTATTGGTATGGTCAAGATTAATCACGGTGTTGCTGACAATCCAAAACAAATTCTAATTAAAATTGACGAGCCACTCTCAGATGAAATAATTAAATTAACTGGATATACAAACAAATGGTTGGAGACTGAAGGAGTTGATATTGTTAGCGCATTAAGTAGATTTGTAGATACTGTTGAAAATTTACCAATTATCGGATTCAATGTAAACTTCGATATCAATTTTATCAACAAAAATTTGATTGAAAATGGTATGTTGAAAGTAGAAAATGAAATTACTGATTTGAGAACAGTGGTGAAGAAAAATGAACTGTTTTTGAATAATTATCGGTTAGAGACAGTTCTGGCAAAATATGGTATTGAAAATATTAACCCACATCATGCGGAATCAGATGCGCTGGCAACGGCAAAGCTTGCGGATCAACTCATAAAAAATAGTTTACTATATTTTTAG
- the casB gene encoding type I-E CRISPR-associated protein Cse2/CasB, with the protein MPNKIRNKADRIITAIQADAKPDKGALAALRTSKSITDPGATVVWPYILANLDEQDLSRTGTPTREEIAVYTAIRLYAIYQQGVEQLLYTPYYKRNDGDKTLTLFQAMAGIQNAGDDSTALRRQITQVLATTNFETTINSLTRLVGVLKGKKTGAVVDFAQLAEDIFWYQTGYKSANKVRLQWGQDFYRSFDQLEKMTNQEENNNAK; encoded by the coding sequence ATGCCAAATAAGATTAGAAATAAAGCAGATAGGATTATCACGGCAATTCAAGCCGACGCAAAACCAGACAAGGGGGCGCTTGCGGCGCTCAGGACGTCAAAATCAATTACTGATCCTGGAGCTACAGTTGTCTGGCCTTACATTCTTGCAAACCTTGACGAACAAGATTTGAGCAGAACAGGCACGCCTACACGAGAAGAAATAGCTGTTTATACCGCGATTCGTCTCTATGCTATTTACCAACAAGGTGTAGAACAGTTACTCTATACTCCTTATTACAAACGTAATGATGGGGACAAAACACTAACGTTGTTTCAGGCAATGGCAGGAATTCAGAATGCTGGAGATGATTCTACAGCTTTGAGACGGCAAATTACTCAGGTCCTAGCTACGACGAATTTTGAAACAACAATCAATTCTTTGACACGACTTGTAGGTGTGTTGAAGGGTAAAAAAACGGGTGCTGTTGTAGATTTTGCACAATTAGCGGAAGATATATTTTGGTATCAAACAGGCTATAAATCTGCAAATAAAGTCCGTTTGCAGTGGGGGCAAGATTTTTATCGTAGTTTTGATCAGCTAGAAAAGATGACAAATCAGGAGGAAAATAACAATGCAAAATAA
- the cas6e gene encoding type I-E CRISPR-associated protein Cas6/Cse3/CasE, whose product MYLSRVQVDTNNRRKLKTLTHLGAYHNWVEQAFPNEVANGERGRHLWRIDRLKGDEYLLVLSEEKPDLNLLECFGKKGTAESKNYDSFLNSIVNGQSAYFRLTANPTISIPKPGQPRGTVYPILANAKQRAWLIKKSDSNGFKLNDDPLGDYAFDVVEREFSNLYHGHNNKVRISRVTFEGLLTVTDAEKFKLALTKGIGREKAYGMGLLTIIPEA is encoded by the coding sequence ATGTATTTATCAAGGGTACAAGTTGATACGAATAACCGCAGAAAACTAAAAACTTTAACACACCTTGGCGCTTACCACAATTGGGTTGAACAAGCTTTTCCAAATGAGGTGGCAAATGGTGAGCGAGGAAGACATCTATGGCGAATTGATCGTCTTAAAGGTGATGAATATCTCCTTGTATTGAGCGAAGAAAAGCCTGATTTAAATTTGTTGGAATGCTTTGGTAAAAAGGGAACTGCAGAGAGTAAAAATTATGATTCATTCCTTAACAGCATCGTTAATGGACAATCTGCGTATTTTCGTTTAACTGCTAATCCGACAATTTCAATTCCTAAACCGGGACAACCTAGAGGTACAGTATACCCTATTTTAGCTAATGCTAAACAGAGAGCCTGGCTTATCAAAAAATCAGATTCAAATGGTTTTAAACTAAATGATGATCCTTTGGGAGATTACGCATTTGATGTTGTTGAACGTGAATTTTCAAATCTTTATCACGGTCACAATAATAAAGTACGGATCAGTCGTGTAACCTTTGAAGGCCTACTAACAGTCACGGATGCAGAAAAGTTTAAGCTAGCGTTAACAAAGGGTATTGGGCGTGAGAAAGCTTACGGTATGGGATTGTTGACAATTATTCCGGAGGCATAA
- the cas5e gene encoding type I-E CRISPR-associated protein Cas5/CasD codes for MKTVTIRLAGLLQSYGSEANFNYRTTLGYPSKSAVIGMIAAAFGYERDNPAINRLNNLAFAVRIDQPGRALQDFQMVHMQKGKQIQSKITYRDYLQDAVFVVAIGSEDSELIEKIQYSLRHPRFSLFLGRRANVPGGMLQTKVYEDTTPINILDSLQWQAAKWFQKKQKKQDKVQVDIVADANLLPDQRYYLQKDKVVSFSQKSRQFEFRRIAEKSIELINPQFEKLGWDTEHDIMNFL; via the coding sequence ATGAAGACAGTAACAATTAGGTTGGCTGGTCTTTTACAATCATATGGTAGTGAAGCAAATTTCAATTACAGAACGACACTCGGTTATCCGTCTAAAAGTGCGGTAATTGGAATGATTGCAGCTGCTTTTGGCTATGAGCGCGATAATCCGGCTATTAATAGATTAAATAATCTGGCTTTTGCCGTTAGAATAGATCAGCCAGGACGAGCATTACAGGACTTTCAGATGGTTCATATGCAAAAAGGTAAGCAAATTCAATCAAAAATAACTTATCGAGACTATCTACAAGATGCTGTTTTCGTGGTGGCTATTGGTAGTGAAGATTCTGAATTGATTGAAAAAATCCAATATTCGTTGAGACATCCAAGATTCTCGTTATTTCTTGGCCGACGGGCGAACGTTCCTGGTGGTATGTTGCAAACCAAAGTGTATGAAGATACAACACCAATTAATATACTTGATAGTCTTCAATGGCAGGCTGCCAAGTGGTTTCAAAAAAAGCAAAAAAAGCAAGATAAAGTTCAAGTTGATATCGTCGCTGATGCGAACCTTTTACCGGATCAAAGATACTATCTTCAAAAGGATAAAGTTGTTTCTTTTTCTCAAAAGAGTCGCCAATTTGAGTTTCGGAGAATTGCGGAGAAGTCGATTGAGTTGATAAATCCTCAATTTGAGAAGCTGGGTTGGGATACGGAACACGACATCATGAATTTTTTATAG
- the cas7e gene encoding type I-E CRISPR-associated protein Cas7/Cse4/CasC, translating to MQNKNLYIDIHVLQSVPAANINRDDAGSPKTVYYGGTLRSRVSSQSWKNAMRADFNLNPLSDNLGIRSKKVLARLAKLLVDQKADISLEDAQKMAEKALDTIGVKKSTDTLLFISQWQLNNLVKLILSEEGLEQFDKKELKKAFMENNSLDLALFGRMVATNPELNVEGASQVAHAFSTHEIVPEFDFYTGRDDLQEENNAGAGMMGTIEYNSSTLYRYANVNVRELSENLQGEQLTESIEKFVQSFILSMPTGKQNSYANKTLPNYVLVTIRDDTPVNLASAFEEPVKSKSGYLTQSIKKLEQEFTETEAFVDKPVKTLVLTTKESSISQRTNSLNELLNQVAQTIVEVGSYEDSNN from the coding sequence ATGCAAAATAAGAATCTTTATATCGATATTCACGTGCTACAAAGCGTACCTGCAGCAAACATTAACCGTGACGACGCAGGATCGCCAAAGACAGTTTATTATGGTGGAACATTACGATCACGAGTATCTTCTCAGAGTTGGAAGAACGCGATGCGAGCAGATTTTAATCTAAATCCGTTAAGCGATAACCTGGGAATTAGATCAAAAAAGGTTCTGGCAAGACTAGCTAAGTTACTTGTGGATCAAAAAGCGGATATTTCGTTAGAAGATGCTCAAAAAATGGCCGAAAAGGCATTGGACACCATTGGAGTTAAAAAATCAACTGACACACTTTTGTTCATTAGCCAGTGGCAGTTGAACAACTTGGTCAAACTGATCTTGAGTGAAGAGGGATTAGAGCAATTTGACAAGAAGGAATTGAAGAAAGCCTTCATGGAAAATAATTCATTGGATTTGGCTCTTTTTGGGAGAATGGTTGCAACAAACCCAGAATTAAATGTCGAAGGTGCATCTCAGGTAGCCCATGCCTTTTCGACACACGAAATAGTACCGGAGTTTGATTTTTATACTGGTAGAGACGATCTGCAGGAAGAAAACAACGCCGGAGCTGGTATGATGGGGACAATTGAGTATAATTCTTCGACTCTTTATCGCTATGCTAATGTAAACGTCAGAGAACTGAGTGAAAATCTTCAAGGAGAACAACTTACGGAGAGTATTGAAAAATTCGTGCAGAGCTTCATATTGTCGATGCCAACCGGTAAACAAAATAGTTATGCCAATAAAACTCTTCCTAATTACGTGTTGGTCACTATTCGTGATGATACACCTGTTAATCTTGCCTCAGCATTTGAAGAACCTGTTAAATCAAAATCTGGTTATCTGACTCAATCAATTAAAAAATTGGAGCAAGAGTTTACTGAGACTGAAGCTTTTGTGGATAAACCAGTTAAAACCCTTGTGTTAACGACAAAGGAATCTTCAATTTCGCAAAGAACTAATAGTTTAAATGAGTTATTGAATCAAGTAGCTCAAACGATTGTAGAGGTAGGTAGCTATGAAGACAGTAACAATTAG
- a CDS encoding type I-E CRISPR-associated protein Cse1/CasA — MDRKSYNLLTEPWIKVLAKDSGDTVSVSLIDVLQNARQYERLAGEMRVQDFAIMRILLAILTTVYSRFDAQGEGYNWLDYDSNGYQVTRVKIFEDDQRQELLDSWNQTFTSGSFSRKVFDYLNEYSNRFDFLGEHPFMQVTHDEYNSLVSADKKIEKGSGQVLIKQINRSISESGNTSFVFSPKSNDEKDKIDLPELVRWVITYQGLTGVTDKTKVQSKEKYSISPGWLFQISPVFIRGSDLFQTLMLNLLLFNPNHQGEFNLQKPIWEETNLLSYAELRLSNIFPNDIAGLYTSLSRMLHISWKDEGPQIFSAGLPKLDIEQNPFEPMTTWKKNKDKKRNIDFVPAVKSKWSISKAMWRDFGQYVGTDYSGNEVEPGIIAWLRQLKNNGYIDDSFHVNVSSVSFINDGNATSQLPVEEIHGELSLYADVLFDDDIAGRWTVRIEKIVEQIENVGKMYYGFLSNINGLEGGKGQASDHEMGQFYDLLNQPFESWLNNIHADDNRDMKELEWRKTLWELVQNLAKSQMDSATSKVIRGKVEDQVQTNIFTIYNSFMRRVWNSLELEVFKNAK, encoded by the coding sequence CCATGGATTAAGGTGTTAGCAAAAGATTCAGGCGACACGGTTAGTGTCTCGTTGATTGATGTATTACAAAACGCACGTCAGTACGAGAGGCTCGCTGGTGAAATGCGGGTACAAGATTTTGCCATCATGCGAATTTTACTTGCTATATTGACAACAGTGTATTCGCGGTTTGATGCACAAGGAGAGGGCTACAACTGGCTTGACTACGATTCGAATGGTTATCAAGTTACTAGGGTGAAAATCTTTGAGGACGATCAACGTCAAGAACTACTTGATTCCTGGAACCAGACGTTTACCAGCGGTAGTTTTAGCCGAAAAGTATTTGATTATCTGAATGAATACAGTAATCGTTTTGACTTCTTGGGCGAACATCCTTTTATGCAGGTAACACATGATGAATATAATAGTCTTGTTTCTGCTGACAAGAAGATAGAAAAAGGTAGTGGACAAGTTTTAATTAAACAAATCAATCGTTCTATTTCCGAAAGTGGTAATACATCATTCGTCTTCTCCCCAAAAAGTAATGATGAAAAGGATAAAATCGATTTGCCAGAGTTGGTTAGATGGGTGATTACTTATCAAGGCTTAACGGGAGTGACAGACAAAACGAAGGTCCAGTCTAAGGAAAAATATTCAATCAGCCCTGGCTGGCTGTTTCAAATCAGTCCGGTTTTTATTCGCGGATCAGACTTATTTCAAACTCTTATGCTTAATTTGCTTTTGTTTAACCCAAACCACCAAGGTGAATTTAATTTACAAAAACCGATTTGGGAAGAAACGAATTTACTCAGTTACGCAGAGTTGCGCTTATCAAATATTTTTCCAAATGATATTGCTGGACTATATACTTCTCTTTCGCGAATGCTACACATTAGTTGGAAAGATGAAGGTCCACAAATCTTTAGTGCTGGACTACCTAAGCTTGATATCGAACAAAATCCATTTGAGCCAATGACGACCTGGAAGAAAAACAAGGATAAGAAAAGGAACATCGATTTTGTGCCAGCAGTCAAGAGTAAGTGGTCAATCAGCAAGGCTATGTGGAGAGATTTTGGTCAATATGTTGGAACTGACTACAGCGGAAATGAGGTAGAGCCGGGTATAATTGCTTGGTTACGACAATTAAAAAATAACGGTTATATCGATGATTCGTTTCACGTCAATGTTAGTTCGGTTTCGTTTATTAATGACGGAAACGCAACTTCACAATTACCGGTGGAAGAGATTCATGGAGAATTATCTCTTTATGCGGATGTTTTGTTCGATGATGATATTGCTGGAAGGTGGACTGTACGCATCGAAAAAATAGTTGAACAGATTGAAAATGTCGGCAAAATGTACTATGGATTTTTGTCCAATATTAATGGACTCGAGGGCGGCAAGGGACAAGCTTCAGACCATGAAATGGGTCAATTCTACGATCTTCTGAACCAACCCTTTGAAAGTTGGTTGAACAATATTCATGCTGATGATAATCGAGATATGAAAGAACTAGAGTGGCGCAAAACACTCTGGGAGCTTGTCCAAAACTTGGCAAAATCACAAATGGATTCTGCTACATCAAAGGTTATCAGAGGAAAAGTGGAAGATCAGGTTCAAACAAATATTTTTACTATATACAACTCTTTTATGCGAAGAGTATGGAATTCGTTAGAATTGGAGGTGTTTAAGAATGCCAAATAA
- the cas1e gene encoding type I-E CRISPR-associated endonuclease Cas1e — translation MVEIGRKKPNVSELSRISDRVSFLYLEHVKINRRDNAILVTDEQATVLVPAAIISVLLLGPGVDVTHRAMELIGDLGASVVWVGERGVRQYAHGRALSHSTVLLQEQARLVSNSKMRVSVARKMYQLRFPNEDVSKLTMQELRGKEGARVRKIYANSSKTTGVAWDKRQYNPDDFTSGTPINQALTAANVALYGLSYSVVAALGLSPGLGFVHTGNDLSFIYDFADLYKGEYSIPIAFNVVKNLQPDDDIGRITRLAMRDAFVDGKLMVRMVKDLKYLFNTKEIERIESDVLNLWDDKEGLQKFGVAYDLRTED, via the coding sequence ATGGTCGAAATCGGTCGTAAGAAGCCAAATGTTAGTGAACTTAGTAGAATTAGTGATCGTGTAAGTTTTTTATATCTCGAACATGTGAAAATTAACCGAAGAGATAATGCAATTCTAGTTACTGATGAACAAGCAACAGTCTTAGTTCCTGCAGCAATCATCAGCGTTCTGCTTTTGGGGCCAGGAGTTGACGTTACTCATAGGGCTATGGAGCTGATTGGAGATTTGGGAGCCAGTGTTGTCTGGGTTGGTGAGCGTGGTGTTCGGCAATACGCGCATGGAAGAGCGCTCTCACATTCAACTGTTTTGCTGCAAGAACAGGCACGGTTAGTCTCTAATAGTAAGATGAGGGTTTCTGTTGCACGAAAGATGTACCAACTCCGCTTTCCAAATGAAGATGTATCTAAACTGACCATGCAGGAACTGCGCGGAAAAGAAGGTGCAAGAGTTCGCAAAATATATGCAAATTCATCCAAGACGACTGGTGTAGCTTGGGATAAAAGACAATATAATCCCGATGATTTTACATCTGGAACTCCGATAAATCAGGCTTTGACTGCAGCAAATGTTGCGCTCTACGGGTTAAGCTACAGCGTCGTGGCGGCCTTGGGATTGTCACCTGGATTGGGATTTGTGCATACTGGCAATGATTTATCATTTATCTATGATTTTGCGGATTTATATAAAGGAGAGTATTCCATTCCAATTGCTTTCAATGTAGTTAAGAATCTTCAACCAGATGATGATATCGGGCGCATCACTAGGTTGGCAATGAGGGATGCGTTTGTTGATGGTAAACTAATGGTGAGGATGGTAAAAGACCTTAAGTACTTGTTTAACACCAAGGAGATAGAGAGGATTGAGTCTGATGTTCTTAACCTTTGGGACGACAAGGAAGGTTTACAGAAGTTTGGTGTGGCTTACGATTTGAGAACGGAGGATTAG